In Treponema primitia ZAS-2, a genomic segment contains:
- a CDS encoding zinc ribbon domain-containing protein: MAAHFFCENCGAEVKRDSKNCPKCGRSFASILCPACGFVGEEALFAGGCPVCGYTAPAQGAPKNHPGKTLPQKFSAGALPGWAYALAVLVFAAVAALLLFSQ; encoded by the coding sequence ATGGCCGCTCATTTCTTTTGTGAAAATTGCGGCGCCGAGGTCAAACGGGATTCCAAAAATTGCCCGAAATGCGGCCGCTCTTTTGCCAGCATACTCTGCCCCGCCTGCGGTTTTGTGGGTGAGGAGGCCCTTTTTGCCGGGGGCTGTCCGGTCTGCGGTTATACCGCCCCGGCCCAGGGCGCCCCAAAAAATCATCCCGGTAAAACCCTGCCCCAAAAATTCTCCGCTGGCGCCCTGCCCGGCTGGGCCTATGCCCTGGCGGTCCTGGTCTTTGCGGCAGTCGCGGCATTGCTGCTGTTTTCGCAGTGA
- a CDS encoding FmdB family zinc ribbon protein, which yields MPTYEYECKSCGHSFEAVQSMKDEALKECPLCGKEIRRVINGGTGIIFKGSGFYVTDNSQKGSGKSSRPKETKAAEPAACAACAQAAGCGAQAVNS from the coding sequence ATGCCTACTTATGAATATGAATGCAAAAGCTGCGGCCACTCATTTGAAGCCGTTCAGAGCATGAAAGATGAAGCTCTTAAGGAATGCCCCCTCTGTGGAAAGGAAATACGCCGGGTGATCAACGGCGGAACCGGTATTATCTTTAAGGGTTCGGGTTTTTATGTTACCGACAATTCCCAAAAGGGCAGCGGCAAATCCTCCCGCCCCAAGGAGACCAAAGCTGCTGAGCCAGCCGCTTGCGCGGCCTGTGCCCAGGCGGCTGGTTGTGGCGCCCAGGCAGTAAACTCCTAG
- a CDS encoding Ig-like domain-containing alpha-2-macroglobulin family protein, with translation MKKSSFLMLIFPLTALLTGILLSCSEKPAPAPDPALVAAHTGGIIRSTDPIEVVFTKEQDSSTAFSPENFRLKPQARGTLSWKNGSTLTFTPEAPLKPGTHYQVTVDGKALGMKPFGFSFETQVPTIELVLDPLFIDSAGDARVTGKLFVSEPSDTSQIEKILSSADLGLPSWSHENETHRFSFMPVRRLDADRTVTVSWTGSPIGAREKGSAAITVPARNLFKVMELRHDKGVLELVFSSPVKQYQDLRGFVSLSGDTNVRYSLEGNVIRIFGPREGTVTPGMELLVQDLEDINGLPLAEPVRYTVPSTWELPELRFAGTGNILPSSQGTSIVIETRNLSGLMVEAFLIPADNMIQFFQVNEIEGEQELYRVGESQWATSVDLPWKDSDQNRWVRHGLDLSELSRKYPDGMFRIRLSFRKRHIKYECPETHGDFSNLPFPDESFPAYANGGENYWDFINNSGYSWYDWSQQRKDPCHPAYYLSYYDHNIIVGRNVLVSDLGLLAKKGLDGTYLIAANNLKTAHPMANTDIEALNFQGRLLARFKTGSDGLVSMDSFIAQPGAGPAQSASGGTPYFLVAKNGPARAFLKLNDSLALATSHFDVAGDAPVEGLRGLIYGERGVWRPGDDIFLTFLLSDPAATLPADHPVSFELEDPRGRLSFQQTYSSSVDGFYPIAASTAADALTGDWIARVRVGGAVFTRNIKVETVMPNRLKVDLDFGPKDYIDGLKNNITLEAAWLYGAPAPGLKADISVSFTDRETSFNTYTEYSFRDPSRSVSVERQTVFEGTLDNAGRASFDMELKPGPAIPGKLSARFLTRVFEPSGVFSSEQISRDVSPYKRYVGLKLPRGNGAMLSTDTEHQADIVVLDGDGRPVKDAVSLDCSIYKLNWRWWWEQGDGERAEFSSDLSRTPVAQGTIISSGGKAAWNFRVKSPDWGRYLVVVQDTQGGHSASSIVYIDWPGSPSRDQEGGQGAAAMLTLSAGKSAYSPGEKISVSFPSNKEAAALAVVEKGGKILRSEWITCSDFLTEYEFSADPSMVPNIYVHVILLQPHLQTQNDLPLRLYGIIPVSVDDPRTRITPRIEAPETWLPESAVSFTVSEASGRPMVYTVAVVDQGLLGLTRYTLPNPRNTFYAKEASFLKSWDLFSDVLGAYSGQLETLLAIGGGDDEVLEGSKETQRFKPVVRFFGPYELKAGEQRPETFELPPYTGALRIMVMAASSSKESPESRQPNKSARAYGVAEKSVKVASDLMVFGTIPRLLSPGDEAEIPVSVNSYAPGARTVTIKLAAPGAELSDGGTQSVFFDIPGEKLIHFKLRSPDLSGQVRISITAESPGLRTASHITDLWIRSTVIPVTKSALSLIPPGEIWQGALEFPGRTGTNTGMAEFSRFPPINLESRLQYLIAYPHGCIEQTVSAVFPQLYLDRILTLDEKQTADIRTNITAGIEKLRGFQVPGGGFSYWPGEESAHDWGSTWAGHFLIEAKRAGYRVSDDMLNQFFHFQKDRAALWAANDGNPLSQAYRLYTLALASEADLGSMNRLRERRDLNPQAAWRLATAYWYAGQRDIARSMIRQLDPVAPEYRELSGTFGSELRDKAMILETLILLGESARTRPLFEELAGAMSGEHWLSTQETAYALIAMAPYMGEADNVKSSITADISLSDQNRSVSFTTPVIRLDLGNMAGTSGTYRVQNRSASPLYARITVTGLPEEGLESALSEGLSMTVEYRNMQGQAIDPDTLKPGDDMEVRLRVRNSYAQDVPEIALVHPIPASWELINYRLAGAPGDNSPASTYKYQDIRDDRVMTYFDLARGAEQTVIFRVNKTYGGTYFRPAIHAYAMYDESIRALIPGVRK, from the coding sequence ATGAAAAAATCATCGTTTCTTATGCTCATATTTCCACTGACAGCACTTTTAACCGGTATCCTCCTATCCTGTTCAGAGAAGCCCGCCCCCGCGCCGGACCCGGCCCTCGTCGCCGCCCATACCGGGGGCATCATACGCAGTACCGATCCCATCGAAGTGGTGTTCACTAAAGAACAGGACAGCTCGACGGCCTTTTCCCCGGAAAACTTCCGTCTGAAACCCCAGGCGCGGGGAACCCTGTCCTGGAAAAACGGCTCCACCCTCACTTTTACCCCTGAGGCGCCCCTGAAGCCCGGGACCCATTACCAGGTTACGGTGGACGGGAAAGCCCTGGGGATGAAGCCCTTTGGCTTTAGCTTTGAAACCCAGGTTCCCACGATAGAACTTGTGCTTGATCCGCTGTTTATCGATTCTGCAGGGGATGCCCGGGTCACAGGAAAGCTGTTTGTTTCTGAGCCAAGTGATACTTCCCAAATAGAAAAAATCCTGAGCTCCGCTGATTTGGGGCTGCCTTCATGGTCCCACGAAAACGAAACCCACCGTTTTTCTTTTATGCCTGTCAGGCGCCTTGATGCGGATCGCACAGTAACGGTAAGCTGGACCGGTAGTCCCATAGGTGCCCGGGAAAAAGGCTCCGCTGCCATTACTGTTCCTGCAAGGAACCTTTTTAAGGTAATGGAACTGCGCCATGACAAGGGTGTGCTGGAACTGGTTTTTTCTTCTCCGGTAAAGCAGTACCAGGACTTACGGGGCTTTGTGTCCCTGTCGGGGGATACCAATGTCCGCTATTCTCTGGAAGGCAATGTGATACGGATCTTTGGCCCCCGGGAGGGAACCGTTACCCCGGGGATGGAACTTCTTGTCCAGGACCTGGAGGATATCAACGGCCTTCCCCTGGCAGAGCCGGTGCGCTACACCGTGCCCAGCACCTGGGAATTGCCTGAGCTCCGGTTCGCCGGCACCGGGAACATACTTCCCTCAAGCCAGGGAACTTCCATAGTCATTGAAACCCGGAACCTTTCGGGCCTCATGGTGGAGGCCTTCCTGATCCCTGCTGACAATATGATTCAGTTCTTCCAGGTAAATGAAATTGAGGGCGAACAGGAACTCTACCGGGTGGGGGAGAGCCAGTGGGCCACATCCGTTGATTTGCCCTGGAAGGATTCGGATCAGAACCGCTGGGTCCGTCATGGCCTGGACCTTTCGGAGCTTTCCCGGAAATACCCCGACGGAATGTTCCGCATACGGCTCAGTTTCCGGAAACGGCACATCAAGTACGAATGCCCTGAAACCCACGGGGATTTTTCCAATCTCCCCTTCCCGGACGAGTCCTTCCCGGCCTATGCCAACGGCGGCGAAAATTACTGGGATTTTATAAATAATTCAGGTTATTCCTGGTATGACTGGTCTCAGCAGCGCAAGGACCCCTGTCATCCGGCCTATTACCTTTCCTACTACGATCACAATATTATTGTAGGCCGCAATGTGCTTGTTTCGGATCTGGGGCTGCTGGCAAAAAAAGGCCTGGACGGGACATACCTTATAGCTGCAAACAACCTTAAAACTGCCCACCCCATGGCAAACACGGATATTGAGGCCCTCAATTTTCAAGGACGCCTCCTGGCCCGGTTTAAGACCGGCTCCGACGGTCTTGTGTCCATGGACAGTTTTATTGCCCAGCCGGGCGCAGGACCCGCTCAGTCGGCATCCGGCGGAACTCCCTATTTTCTCGTTGCCAAAAACGGCCCGGCCCGGGCTTTCCTCAAGCTCAACGATTCTCTGGCCCTGGCAACAAGCCACTTCGACGTTGCCGGGGATGCTCCGGTGGAGGGCTTGCGGGGGCTCATCTATGGTGAGCGTGGAGTGTGGAGGCCCGGGGACGATATCTTTCTCACCTTCCTCCTCTCGGACCCCGCCGCAACACTACCTGCGGATCATCCTGTGTCCTTTGAGCTTGAAGATCCCCGTGGTCGCTTAAGCTTTCAACAGACCTATAGCTCTTCTGTGGACGGCTTCTATCCCATTGCTGCCTCTACCGCCGCGGATGCACTTACCGGAGACTGGATTGCCCGGGTGCGGGTCGGGGGCGCTGTTTTTACCCGGAATATCAAGGTGGAAACGGTGATGCCCAATCGGCTTAAGGTGGATTTGGATTTTGGTCCCAAAGACTATATTGACGGGTTAAAAAACAACATTACCCTGGAGGCGGCCTGGCTTTACGGCGCCCCGGCTCCGGGGCTTAAGGCAGATATCTCGGTTTCTTTTACAGACAGGGAAACCAGCTTCAATACTTACACTGAGTATTCATTCAGAGATCCTTCGCGTAGTGTTTCTGTGGAGCGGCAGACTGTTTTTGAAGGTACCCTGGACAATGCCGGGAGGGCGTCCTTTGACATGGAGTTGAAACCAGGACCGGCCATTCCGGGAAAATTGTCGGCCCGTTTTTTAACCCGGGTTTTTGAACCCTCAGGGGTTTTTTCATCGGAACAGATAAGCAGGGACGTCTCTCCTTACAAACGTTATGTGGGACTCAAGCTTCCCCGGGGAAATGGGGCTATGCTTTCAACCGATACCGAACACCAGGCGGATATCGTGGTACTGGATGGGGATGGCAGACCGGTAAAAGACGCAGTAAGCCTGGACTGTTCTATTTATAAACTTAATTGGCGTTGGTGGTGGGAACAGGGAGATGGTGAACGGGCTGAATTTTCTTCCGACCTTTCCCGCACCCCGGTTGCCCAGGGAACCATCATCAGCTCCGGAGGCAAAGCTGCCTGGAATTTTCGGGTAAAGAGTCCTGACTGGGGCCGCTACCTGGTGGTAGTCCAGGATACCCAGGGCGGACATTCCGCCTCTTCAATCGTATACATAGACTGGCCCGGATCGCCAAGCCGGGATCAGGAAGGCGGACAGGGGGCCGCAGCAATGCTGACCCTTAGCGCCGGAAAATCCGCCTACAGCCCGGGCGAAAAAATTTCCGTCAGCTTCCCTTCCAACAAGGAAGCTGCTGCATTGGCGGTGGTGGAGAAGGGCGGGAAAATACTCAGGAGCGAATGGATCACCTGTTCTGATTTTCTTACAGAGTATGAATTTTCCGCTGACCCTTCCATGGTTCCCAATATCTATGTGCACGTAATATTACTACAGCCCCATCTCCAAACCCAAAACGATCTCCCCCTGCGGCTCTATGGCATAATCCCGGTAAGCGTGGATGATCCCCGCACCAGGATTACACCCCGGATAGAGGCTCCTGAGACTTGGCTGCCTGAATCCGCTGTTTCTTTCACGGTCTCCGAAGCTTCGGGCCGGCCCATGGTATATACCGTGGCGGTGGTTGACCAGGGGCTTTTGGGGCTTACCCGGTATACCCTGCCCAATCCCCGGAACACTTTTTATGCTAAGGAAGCCTCCTTCCTCAAATCCTGGGACCTTTTTTCGGATGTCCTGGGGGCCTACTCGGGGCAGCTTGAAACCCTTTTGGCCATAGGGGGTGGGGATGACGAAGTACTTGAGGGCAGCAAGGAAACCCAGCGCTTTAAGCCGGTGGTTCGTTTCTTTGGCCCCTATGAGTTGAAGGCCGGGGAACAGCGGCCCGAAACCTTTGAGCTTCCCCCTTATACCGGGGCCCTGCGTATCATGGTGATGGCAGCCTCTTCCTCAAAAGAGTCTCCTGAATCCCGGCAGCCCAATAAATCTGCCCGGGCCTACGGCGTCGCAGAAAAATCCGTGAAGGTCGCTTCGGATCTGATGGTCTTTGGTACCATTCCCCGGCTGCTTTCCCCGGGGGATGAGGCGGAGATCCCTGTATCGGTGAATTCCTACGCCCCTGGGGCGAGGACTGTAACGATAAAGCTCGCCGCACCCGGCGCAGAGCTGAGCGATGGGGGAACACAATCGGTGTTCTTTGATATACCCGGAGAGAAGTTGATCCATTTCAAGCTGCGCTCTCCGGACCTGAGCGGACAAGTCCGTATCAGTATTACTGCTGAATCACCGGGTCTCAGGACCGCCAGCCATATAACAGACCTGTGGATACGATCTACCGTCATTCCGGTTACCAAATCTGCTTTGAGTCTTATCCCACCGGGTGAAATATGGCAGGGCGCCTTGGAATTCCCCGGCAGGACAGGCACTAATACCGGGATGGCGGAATTTTCCCGGTTTCCGCCCATAAACCTGGAATCCCGGCTCCAGTATCTTATAGCCTATCCCCACGGCTGTATAGAACAAACCGTCAGCGCTGTTTTTCCCCAGCTCTACCTGGACAGAATTCTTACCCTGGATGAAAAACAAACCGCAGATATACGTACAAATATCACTGCGGGGATAGAAAAGCTGCGGGGCTTCCAGGTTCCGGGAGGCGGCTTTTCCTACTGGCCCGGTGAAGAGTCAGCCCATGATTGGGGCAGTACCTGGGCCGGGCATTTCCTCATAGAGGCTAAGCGGGCGGGTTATAGGGTGAGTGATGATATGCTGAACCAATTCTTCCACTTTCAGAAAGACCGGGCCGCATTGTGGGCCGCCAATGACGGTAACCCTTTGTCACAGGCCTACCGGCTCTATACCCTGGCCCTGGCTTCCGAGGCGGACCTAGGTTCCATGAACCGGCTTCGGGAACGGCGGGACCTGAACCCTCAGGCGGCATGGCGGCTGGCCACAGCCTACTGGTACGCAGGGCAGCGGGACATAGCCCGTTCCATGATCAGGCAGCTTGATCCGGTGGCACCTGAATACCGGGAACTGAGCGGAACCTTCGGTTCAGAACTGCGGGATAAAGCCATGATCCTGGAAACCCTGATCCTCCTGGGGGAAAGCGCCCGTACCCGGCCCCTCTTTGAAGAACTGGCCGGGGCCATGTCAGGCGAACACTGGCTTTCTACCCAGGAAACCGCCTATGCCCTGATCGCCATGGCCCCCTACATGGGAGAAGCCGACAATGTAAAAAGCAGTATTACTGCGGATATTAGCCTGTCCGATCAAAACCGTTCCGTTAGTTTTACTACACCTGTTATCCGGCTCGATCTGGGAAACATGGCCGGGACTTCCGGGACCTATAGGGTACAGAACCGTTCTGCCTCTCCGCTGTATGCGCGGATAACTGTTACCGGTTTACCCGAAGAAGGCCTGGAGTCTGCCCTGTCCGAGGGGCTTTCTATGACCGTGGAGTACCGGAATATGCAGGGCCAGGCTATTGATCCGGATACCCTGAAACCCGGAGATGATATGGAAGTTCGCCTCCGGGTTAGAAATTCTTACGCCCAGGATGTACCGGAAATAGCTTTAGTACACCCCATCCCCGCGTCCTGGGAGCTTATCAACTACCGTCTTGCCGGCGCCCCAGGGGATAACTCTCCGGCTTCAACATATAAATATCAGGACATCCGGGACGATAGGGTGATGACCTACTTTGATCTGGCCCGTGGCGCAGAACAGACCGTGATTTTTCGGGTGAACAAAACGTATGGGGGAACCTACTTCCGTCCGGCGATTCATGCCTATGCTATGTACGATGAGTCAATCAGGGCATTGATACCCGGGGTGAGGAAATAG
- a CDS encoding SwmB domain-containing protein — protein MKNNKLIVRGMLAVLLASGLVLSGCGDDGSNDTPWAYLPDIIAPVVTGAVIEDIEKNVLKVSFSEAVTGVSAADWTVTGSPKNITVSGASGSGANWTLTLSRLAVNGEKITLAYSGATVVDAVGNALAGFTGNPVTNNAAIVGSPYDHTEPLLATAVIAYDAPNILILTFSEPVIGVSAAGFTVTGSPANITINRASGSGTIWALTLSRLVVNGEAITLAYNGSAIKDTATSPPNALAAFSDKAVTNQFEQVISPFTGLYTSGNKTISFSDTNWAVKIGENWSDGSIYVEGIINGTTPQYVVNGNTATWTAVGTGSGLGGTATLSGNTLTVSSGNPAINGTYTKQAGGPFRIKVTGIPSNVISLISQYNPSAKIRVGISEPGSLIPTDIGHVIAARDTDPAGWGDIIDGDSYECWMYGGVGARVYYFGSPGYYDIRFLAESLSVYKYRSMVPLQINETNIIPYSSFTNFTVSPKTFVITGITEAQKTVGQSGFMIGVFRGGTTPEQAISQINLVVGFDGSGDNFSISGGSAPYTATINNLYADWTGINTCDLYAMLGSGGSMSYYRKTGVISSSTSINVNMATFEQITF, from the coding sequence ATGAAGAATAATAAGTTGATTGTAAGGGGAATGTTGGCAGTGTTACTGGCATCCGGTTTGGTTTTGTCGGGATGCGGTGATGACGGTTCAAACGATACACCATGGGCATACCTCCCTGACATCATCGCCCCAGTGGTAACAGGCGCTGTTATTGAAGATATCGAAAAAAATGTATTAAAAGTAAGCTTTAGCGAAGCGGTTACCGGGGTTTCAGCGGCGGACTGGACCGTTACCGGCAGCCCAAAAAATATAACCGTCAGCGGTGCTTCGGGCAGCGGCGCAAACTGGACGCTTACCCTGAGCCGCCTGGCAGTCAATGGCGAGAAGATTACCCTAGCCTATAGCGGAGCCACTGTTGTAGATGCGGTGGGAAACGCGCTTGCAGGGTTTACCGGCAATCCGGTAACCAACAACGCGGCAATAGTAGGCAGCCCATACGACCATACCGAGCCTCTGTTGGCTACCGCAGTTATCGCGTACGATGCGCCAAATATACTTATTCTTACCTTTAGCGAACCGGTTATCGGGGTTTCAGCGGCGGGCTTTACCGTTACCGGTAGTCCCGCAAATATAACCATCAACCGCGCTTCGGGCAGCGGTACAATCTGGGCGCTTACCCTGAGCCGCCTGGTAGTCAATGGCGAGGCGATTACCCTCGCATATAACGGAAGCGCAATTAAAGACACGGCGACTTCACCTCCCAATGCGCTTGCGGCGTTTTCCGACAAAGCGGTAACTAACCAGTTCGAACAAGTCATCAGCCCATTTACGGGGTTATATACCAGTGGAAATAAGACTATAAGCTTTAGTGATACAAATTGGGCCGTAAAAATTGGTGAAAATTGGTCTGATGGAAGTATCTATGTGGAGGGTATTATTAATGGTACTACTCCCCAATATGTTGTTAACGGAAATACTGCCACATGGACAGCAGTAGGAACAGGGTCAGGGCTGGGGGGAACTGCTACGCTCTCCGGCAATACCTTGACAGTATCAAGCGGCAACCCTGCCATAAACGGCACATACACTAAACAAGCCGGCGGGCCATTCCGTATAAAGGTTACCGGAATTCCTTCAAATGTAATTTCATTAATATCACAATATAATCCTTCGGCCAAAATTCGAGTTGGTATAAGTGAGCCAGGTTCACTTATACCAACTGACATAGGACATGTAATCGCCGCCAGAGATACAGATCCGGCTGGCTGGGGTGATATTATAGACGGTGATTCCTATGAATGCTGGATGTACGGTGGAGTCGGTGCAAGGGTATATTATTTTGGCTCCCCCGGGTATTATGATATAAGGTTTCTTGCTGAGTCGCTTTCAGTCTACAAATATAGGTCTATGGTACCATTGCAGATAAATGAAACTAATATCATCCCGTATAGTTCGTTTACAAATTTTACTGTCAGCCCAAAAACATTTGTTATAACAGGCATAACAGAAGCGCAAAAAACAGTCGGGCAGAGCGGGTTTATGATTGGCGTGTTTCGTGGCGGAACCACACCCGAGCAAGCTATATCGCAAATAAATTTGGTTGTGGGATTTGATGGAAGCGGAGACAATTTTTCAATATCAGGAGGATCTGCGCCTTATACGGCAACAATTAACAACCTGTATGCCGATTGGACCGGTATAAATACTTGTGACCTATATGCTATGCTGGGTTCCGGCGGCTCAATGAGTTATTATAGGAAGACAGGAGTAATATCTTCTTCGACATCAATAAATGTTAATATGGCAACTTTTGAACAAATAACATTTTAA
- a CDS encoding penicillin-binding protein 1C: MFALSLPDSLFEAYYSPVLYDREGKLLGARVALDGQWRFPDASGMGLNEKFIAALIEAEDHRFKWHPGIDPLAIGRALVQNIREGRVVSGGSTITMQTLRLMRKSKGRTVFEKAVEAVLALRLEISLSKDDILKLYAANAPFGANVVGFEAASWRWFGREGAELSWAEAATLAVLPNNPALIHPGRNRDGLRKKRDALLGRLYTKRFFDAETLILAKAENLPEEPLPLPQLAPHLLNRAVVEAGGVANFASGANAMHSPRIQTTLDRTIQERALGIMNRAADRFAVNGIMNGACLVMDTRSGAVAAYVGNVDSPLARDVDIIPAKRSSGSLLKPFLYAAMLDSGDLLPKGLISDIPTRVGSYSPENITRTYLGAVPADEALARSLNVPAVRSLRIFGVDRFARLLRSIGVSTLFRPAEEYGLPLILGGAEVTLWEMAALYGGLARSVYAQTDTGARGTSLQVAAEGPVFFPPRVFAWETAAKIRRPVASAQQALFPETRAPVAAAQRPLSPGAAWLTLDALTFVVRPGEEAHWQEYAGSRRIAWKTGTSFGFRDAWAIGVTPQWTVAVWIGNASGEGRAELRSAVTSAPVLFELFSALDSWRGYVPESNTSKEQPYPSRSASLAKQVLGLVDSVPSGEDWLWFPQPADDLKSQEVCAWSGYPVGPDCGPVKTVLLPRNAPPHRACEYCRTVALNEAEDRQIRPAGNDGRPVVLKKRFVLPPAEEWYYRRWRADYKPLPPPENDAGQLPLALFNPEPFSRIFVPRELDGREGRVVFSAAHREDSALIHWHLDGEYLGSTRVFHEMEARPAPGFHTLTLVDGAGNTLTRRFEVIDNGT, from the coding sequence ATGTTTGCACTTTCACTGCCGGACTCGCTCTTTGAAGCGTATTATTCACCGGTCCTCTACGACCGTGAAGGAAAACTCCTGGGCGCCCGGGTGGCCCTGGATGGACAGTGGCGGTTCCCTGATGCTTCAGGGATGGGATTGAACGAAAAATTTATTGCCGCCCTTATTGAAGCAGAGGATCACCGCTTCAAATGGCACCCAGGCATTGATCCCCTGGCCATAGGCCGGGCCCTGGTTCAGAACATCCGCGAAGGGCGGGTGGTTTCCGGGGGCTCCACCATCACCATGCAGACCCTGCGGCTCATGCGGAAATCAAAGGGGCGGACGGTTTTTGAAAAAGCGGTGGAAGCAGTACTGGCCCTGCGGCTGGAAATAAGTCTATCAAAGGATGATATACTAAAACTCTATGCCGCCAATGCCCCTTTCGGTGCCAATGTGGTGGGCTTTGAGGCCGCTTCCTGGCGCTGGTTTGGCAGGGAAGGGGCGGAGCTTTCCTGGGCGGAGGCCGCAACCCTGGCGGTGCTTCCTAATAACCCTGCGCTTATCCATCCAGGCCGCAACCGGGATGGGCTGCGGAAAAAACGGGATGCTTTGTTGGGACGGCTCTACACCAAGAGGTTCTTTGACGCAGAAACACTAATTCTTGCTAAAGCTGAAAACTTGCCCGAGGAACCATTGCCCCTGCCCCAGCTTGCTCCGCATCTCCTTAACCGGGCAGTTGTGGAAGCCGGAGGGGTAGCGAATTTTGCAAGCGGCGCTAATGCCATGCATTCCCCCAGAATACAAACCACCCTGGACCGGACCATTCAGGAGCGGGCCCTGGGTATAATGAACCGGGCGGCGGATCGTTTTGCGGTGAATGGGATCATGAACGGCGCCTGCCTTGTCATGGACACCCGCAGCGGAGCTGTGGCGGCTTATGTGGGGAACGTGGATTCACCGCTTGCCCGTGATGTGGACATTATTCCCGCAAAGCGCAGTTCCGGGAGCCTGCTCAAGCCCTTCCTCTATGCGGCAATGCTGGATTCCGGGGACCTGCTTCCCAAAGGGCTCATCAGCGATATTCCTACCCGGGTGGGAAGCTACAGCCCGGAGAACATCACCAGGACCTATCTGGGGGCGGTTCCGGCGGATGAAGCCCTGGCCCGGTCCCTCAATGTTCCTGCGGTGCGTTCTCTCCGGATCTTCGGGGTGGACCGCTTTGCCCGACTGCTCCGCAGTATTGGTGTTTCTACTCTGTTTCGTCCTGCTGAAGAATACGGCCTACCGCTTATCCTTGGCGGCGCGGAAGTGACACTTTGGGAAATGGCCGCTCTTTACGGCGGCCTGGCCCGATCTGTGTACGCCCAGACGGACACCGGTGCGCGGGGAACTTCGTTGCAAGTAGCAGCCGAAGGGCCAGTCTTTTTTCCGCCCCGGGTCTTTGCCTGGGAAACCGCCGCAAAAATCCGCCGCCCCGTGGCCTCGGCTCAACAGGCCCTGTTCCCGGAAACTCGCGCTCCTGTGGCTGCGGCCCAGCGGCCCCTGTCCCCGGGCGCGGCTTGGCTCACCCTGGATGCCCTCACCTTTGTTGTGCGTCCTGGCGAGGAAGCCCATTGGCAGGAGTATGCCGGGAGCCGGCGTATAGCCTGGAAGACCGGGACCAGCTTTGGGTTTCGGGACGCCTGGGCCATCGGTGTAACCCCTCAATGGACCGTGGCGGTGTGGATAGGGAACGCCTCAGGGGAAGGCCGGGCAGAACTGCGGAGCGCCGTTACTTCCGCGCCGGTACTCTTTGAACTTTTCTCTGCCCTCGATTCGTGGCGAGGGTATGTACCCGAGTCCAATACCTCTAAAGAACAACCATACCCCAGCCGCTCTGCCTCCCTTGCGAAGCAAGTTCTTGGGTTGGTTGATTCTGTACCTTCCGGCGAGGACTGGCTCTGGTTTCCCCAGCCGGCGGATGATTTGAAGTCCCAGGAAGTCTGCGCATGGTCGGGCTATCCTGTGGGCCCCGACTGCGGCCCTGTCAAAACAGTATTACTGCCCCGGAACGCGCCGCCTCACCGGGCCTGCGAATATTGTCGTACCGTTGCCTTAAATGAGGCGGAGGATCGCCAGATACGGCCCGCCGGAAATGACGGCCGGCCGGTGGTCCTGAAAAAGCGCTTTGTCCTTCCCCCTGCGGAGGAATGGTACTACCGGCGCTGGCGGGCGGATTACAAGCCCCTGCCCCCTCCTGAAAACGATGCTGGCCAACTGCCCCTAGCCCTGTTTAACCCCGAACCCTTCTCCCGTATCTTTGTGCCCCGGGAGTTGGACGGCAGGGAAGGCCGGGTGGTTTTCAGCGCCGCCCACCGTGAGGATTCCGCCCTCATCCACTGGCACCTGGACGGCGAGTACCTGGGCAGCACCAGGGTTTTCCACGAAATGGAGGCCCGCCCCGCCCCGGGCTTTCATACCCTTACCCTGGTGGACGGGGCGGGAAATACCCTGACGCGCCGCTTTGAGGTGATAGACAATGGCACATAA